The proteins below are encoded in one region of Loxodonta africana isolate mLoxAfr1 chromosome 5, mLoxAfr1.hap2, whole genome shotgun sequence:
- the LOC100665534 gene encoding UDP-glucuronosyltransferase 2B31-like isoform X2 — protein MSTKWISVLLLIQLSCCFSCGTCGNVLVWPPDYSLWINMKAILDELIQRGHEVTVLTSSASVLIDPNKPSAIKFEVYPASFTKDEFEFLLMKLVRKWTYEMPKDTFWTYFSVLQEILWESSGCLERLCKDVVFNKKLMMKLQESRFDVVLADVVFPCGELLAELLKIPLVYSVRFTMGYTAEKYSGGLSTPPSYVPIVMSELPDRMTFMERVKNMIYVLYFDFWFQAYNEKKWNQFYSEVLGKPTTLRETMGKADIWLVRNYWDFEFPRPFLPHFHFVGGFHCKPANPLPKEIEEFVQSSGKHGVVVFTLGSMVSNLTEERAHVIASALAQIPQKVLWRFDGKKPDTLGPNTRLYKWIPQNDLLGHPKTKAFITHGGANGIYEAIYHGIPMVGIPLFADQPENIVRVKVKGAAVSLDMDTMTSTDLLNALKTVIYDPSYKENAMRLSAIHHDQPVKPLDQAVFWIEFVMRHKGAKHLRPAALSLTWYQYHSLDVIGFLLACVAIVGFLVIKCCLLGYQKFYKTGKKKKRE, from the exons ATGTCTACGAAATGGATTTCAGTTCTTCTGCTGATACAACTGAGTTGTTGCTTTAGCTGTGGAACTTGTGGAAACGTGCTGGTGTGGCCACCAGATTATAGCCTTTGGATAAATATGAAGGCAATACTGGATGAACTTATTCAAAGGGGTCATGAGGTGACTGTTCTAACATCTTCAGCTTCCGTTCTTATTGATCCCAACAAACCATCTGCTATTAAATTTGAGGTTTATCCTGCATCTTTTACTAAAGATGAGTTTGAGTTTCTTCTCATGAAGTTGGTCAGGAAATGGACATACGAGATGCCGAAAGATACATTTTGGACATATTTTTCAGTATTACAAGAAATCCTTTGGGAATCTTCTGGCTGCCTTGAAAGGCTTTGTAAAGATGTAGTTTTTAACAAGAAACTGATGATGAAACTACAAGAATCAAGATTTGATGTCGTTCTTGCAGATGTTGTTTTCCCTTGTGGTGAGCTGTTGGCGGAGCTACTTAAAATACCTCTTGTGTATAGTGTCCGGTTCACTATGGGCTATACAGCTGAAAAGTACAGCGGAGGACTTTCGACCCCTCCTTCTTACGTACCTATTGTAATGTCAGAATTACCTGATCGAATGACATTCATGGAGAGGGTAAAAAATATGATATATGTGCTTTATTTCGATTTTTGGTTCCAGGCATATAATGAGAAGAAGTGGAATCAGTTTTACAGTGAAGTACTAGGTAA ACCAACGACATTACGTGAGACAATGGGGAAAGCTGATATATGGCTCGTTCGAAACTATTGGGATTTTGAATTTCCGCGCCCTTTCTTGCCACATTTTCACTTTGTTGGTGGGTTCCACTGCAAACCTGCCAATCCCTTGCCTAAG GAAATAGAAGAGTTTGTCCAGAGCTCTGGAAAACACGGTGTGGTGGTGTTTACTCTTGGGTCAATGGTCAGTAACCTCACAGAAGAAAGGGCCCATGTGATTGCATCGGCCCTTGCTCAGATTCCACAAAAG GTGCTGTGGCGATTTGATGGCAAAAAGCCAGATACCTTAGGACCCAATACTCGGCTCTATAAGTGGATTCCCCAGAATGACCTTCTTG GTCATCCAAAGACCAAAGCTTTTATAACTCACGGTGGAGCCAATGGCATCTATGAGGCTATCTACCATGGGATCCCTATGGTGGGCATTCCCTTGTTTGCAGATCAACCTGAAAACATTGTTCGCGTGAAGGTCAAGGGGGCAGCAGTGAGTCTGGACATGGACACGATGACAAgtacagatttgctcaatgcttTGAAGACAGTTATCTATGACCCATC ctataaagagaatgCTATGAGGTTATCAGCCATTCATCATGATCAGCCTGTTAAGCCCCTGGATCAAGCCGTCTTCTGGATCGAGTTTGTCATGCGCCACAAAGGAGCCAAACACCTTCGCCCAGCCGCCCTCAGCCTCACCTGGTACCAGTACCACTCTTTGGATGTGATTGGGTTTCTCCTGGCTTGTGTGGCAATCGTTGGTTTTCTGGTCATAAAATGTTGTTTGTTAGGTTATCAAAAGTTTtataagacaggaaagaagaaaaagagagagtag
- the LOC100665534 gene encoding UDP-glucuronosyltransferase 2B31-like isoform X1, which yields MSTKWISVLLLIQLSCCFSCGTCGNVLVWPPDYSLWINMKAILDELIQRGHEVTVLTSSASVLIDPNKPSAIKFEVYPASFTKDEFEFLLMKLVRKWTYEMPKDTFWTYFSVLQEILWESSGCLERLCKDVVFNKKLMMKLQESRFDVVLADVVFPCGELLAELLKIPLVYSVRFTMGYTAEKYSGGLSTPPSYVPIVMSELPDRMTFMERVKNMIYVLYFDFWFQAYNEKKWNQFYSEVLGRPTTLRETMGKADIWLVRNYWDFEFPRPFLPHFHFVGGFHCKPANPLPKEIEEFVQSSGKHGVVVFTLGSMVSNLTEERAHVIASALAQIPQKVLWRFDGKKPDTLGPNTRLYKWIPQNDLLGHPKTKAFITHGGANGIYEAIYHGIPMVGIPLFADQPENIVRVKVKGAAVSLDMDTMTSTDLLNALKTVIYDPSYKENAMRLSAIHHDQPVKPLDQAVFWIEFVMRHKGAKHLRPAALSLTWYQYHSLDVIGFLLACVAIVGFLVIKCCLLGYQKFYKTGKKKKRE from the exons ATGTCTACGAAATGGATTTCAGTTCTTCTGCTGATACAACTGAGTTGTTGCTTTAGCTGTGGAACTTGTGGAAACGTGCTGGTGTGGCCACCAGATTATAGCCTTTGGATAAATATGAAGGCAATACTGGATGAACTTATTCAAAGGGGTCATGAGGTGACTGTTCTAACATCTTCAGCTTCCGTTCTTATTGATCCCAACAAACCATCTGCTATTAAATTTGAGGTTTATCCTGCATCTTTTACTAAAGATGAGTTTGAGTTTCTTCTCATGAAGTTGGTCAGGAAATGGACATACGAGATGCCGAAAGATACATTTTGGACATATTTTTCAGTATTACAAGAAATCCTTTGGGAATCTTCTGGCTGCCTTGAAAGGCTTTGTAAAGATGTAGTTTTTAACAAGAAACTGATGATGAAACTACAAGAATCAAGATTTGATGTCGTTCTTGCAGATGTTGTTTTCCCTTGTGGTGAGCTGTTGGCGGAGCTACTTAAAATACCTCTTGTGTATAGTGTCCGGTTCACTATGGGCTATACAGCTGAAAAGTACAGCGGAGGACTTTCGACCCCTCCTTCTTACGTACCTATTGTAATGTCAGAATTACCTGATCGAATGACATTCATGGAGAGGGTAAAAAATATGATATATGTGCTTTATTTCGATTTTTGGTTCCAGGCATATAATGAGAAGAAGTGGAATCAGTTTTACAGTGAAGTACTAG GAAGACCAACGACATTACGTGAGACAATGGGGAAAGCTGATATATGGCTCGTTCGAAACTATTGGGATTTTGAATTTCCGCGCCCTTTCTTGCCACATTTTCACTTTGTTGGTGGGTTCCACTGCAAACCTGCCAATCCCTTGCCTAAG GAAATAGAAGAGTTTGTCCAGAGCTCTGGAAAACACGGTGTGGTGGTGTTTACTCTTGGGTCAATGGTCAGTAACCTCACAGAAGAAAGGGCCCATGTGATTGCATCGGCCCTTGCTCAGATTCCACAAAAG GTGCTGTGGCGATTTGATGGCAAAAAGCCAGATACCTTAGGACCCAATACTCGGCTCTATAAGTGGATTCCCCAGAATGACCTTCTTG GTCATCCAAAGACCAAAGCTTTTATAACTCACGGTGGAGCCAATGGCATCTATGAGGCTATCTACCATGGGATCCCTATGGTGGGCATTCCCTTGTTTGCAGATCAACCTGAAAACATTGTTCGCGTGAAGGTCAAGGGGGCAGCAGTGAGTCTGGACATGGACACGATGACAAgtacagatttgctcaatgcttTGAAGACAGTTATCTATGACCCATC ctataaagagaatgCTATGAGGTTATCAGCCATTCATCATGATCAGCCTGTTAAGCCCCTGGATCAAGCCGTCTTCTGGATCGAGTTTGTCATGCGCCACAAAGGAGCCAAACACCTTCGCCCAGCCGCCCTCAGCCTCACCTGGTACCAGTACCACTCTTTGGATGTGATTGGGTTTCTCCTGGCTTGTGTGGCAATCGTTGGTTTTCTGGTCATAAAATGTTGTTTGTTAGGTTATCAAAAGTTTtataagacaggaaagaagaaaaagagagagtag
- the LOC100665534 gene encoding UDP-glucuronosyltransferase 2B31-like isoform X3, whose product MSTKWISVLLLIQLSCCFSCGTCGNVLVWPPDYSLWINMKAILDELIQRGHEVTVLTSSASVLIDPNKPSAIKFEVYPASFTKDEFEFLLMKLVRKWTYEMPKDTFWTYFSVLQEILWESSGCLERLCKDVVFNKKLMMKLQESRFDVVLADVVFPCGELLAELLKIPLVYSVRFTMGYTAEKYSGGLSTPPSYVPIVMSELPDRMTFMERVKNMIYVLYFDFWFQAYNEKKWNQFYSEVLGRPTTLRETMGKADIWLVRNYWDFEFPRPFLPHFHFVGGFHCKPANPLPKEIEEFVQSSGKHGVVVFTLGSMVLWRFDGKKPDTLGPNTRLYKWIPQNDLLGHPKTKAFITHGGANGIYEAIYHGIPMVGIPLFADQPENIVRVKVKGAAVSLDMDTMTSTDLLNALKTVIYDPSYKENAMRLSAIHHDQPVKPLDQAVFWIEFVMRHKGAKHLRPAALSLTWYQYHSLDVIGFLLACVAIVGFLVIKCCLLGYQKFYKTGKKKKRE is encoded by the exons ATGTCTACGAAATGGATTTCAGTTCTTCTGCTGATACAACTGAGTTGTTGCTTTAGCTGTGGAACTTGTGGAAACGTGCTGGTGTGGCCACCAGATTATAGCCTTTGGATAAATATGAAGGCAATACTGGATGAACTTATTCAAAGGGGTCATGAGGTGACTGTTCTAACATCTTCAGCTTCCGTTCTTATTGATCCCAACAAACCATCTGCTATTAAATTTGAGGTTTATCCTGCATCTTTTACTAAAGATGAGTTTGAGTTTCTTCTCATGAAGTTGGTCAGGAAATGGACATACGAGATGCCGAAAGATACATTTTGGACATATTTTTCAGTATTACAAGAAATCCTTTGGGAATCTTCTGGCTGCCTTGAAAGGCTTTGTAAAGATGTAGTTTTTAACAAGAAACTGATGATGAAACTACAAGAATCAAGATTTGATGTCGTTCTTGCAGATGTTGTTTTCCCTTGTGGTGAGCTGTTGGCGGAGCTACTTAAAATACCTCTTGTGTATAGTGTCCGGTTCACTATGGGCTATACAGCTGAAAAGTACAGCGGAGGACTTTCGACCCCTCCTTCTTACGTACCTATTGTAATGTCAGAATTACCTGATCGAATGACATTCATGGAGAGGGTAAAAAATATGATATATGTGCTTTATTTCGATTTTTGGTTCCAGGCATATAATGAGAAGAAGTGGAATCAGTTTTACAGTGAAGTACTAG GAAGACCAACGACATTACGTGAGACAATGGGGAAAGCTGATATATGGCTCGTTCGAAACTATTGGGATTTTGAATTTCCGCGCCCTTTCTTGCCACATTTTCACTTTGTTGGTGGGTTCCACTGCAAACCTGCCAATCCCTTGCCTAAG GAAATAGAAGAGTTTGTCCAGAGCTCTGGAAAACACGGTGTGGTGGTGTTTACTCTTGGGTCAATG GTGCTGTGGCGATTTGATGGCAAAAAGCCAGATACCTTAGGACCCAATACTCGGCTCTATAAGTGGATTCCCCAGAATGACCTTCTTG GTCATCCAAAGACCAAAGCTTTTATAACTCACGGTGGAGCCAATGGCATCTATGAGGCTATCTACCATGGGATCCCTATGGTGGGCATTCCCTTGTTTGCAGATCAACCTGAAAACATTGTTCGCGTGAAGGTCAAGGGGGCAGCAGTGAGTCTGGACATGGACACGATGACAAgtacagatttgctcaatgcttTGAAGACAGTTATCTATGACCCATC ctataaagagaatgCTATGAGGTTATCAGCCATTCATCATGATCAGCCTGTTAAGCCCCTGGATCAAGCCGTCTTCTGGATCGAGTTTGTCATGCGCCACAAAGGAGCCAAACACCTTCGCCCAGCCGCCCTCAGCCTCACCTGGTACCAGTACCACTCTTTGGATGTGATTGGGTTTCTCCTGGCTTGTGTGGCAATCGTTGGTTTTCTGGTCATAAAATGTTGTTTGTTAGGTTATCAAAAGTTTtataagacaggaaagaagaaaaagagagagtag
- the LOC100665534 gene encoding UDP-glucuronosyltransferase 2B31-like isoform X4, with product MSTKWISVLLLIQLSCCFSCGTCGNVLVWPPDYSLWINMKAILDELIQRGHEVTVLTSSASVLIDPNKPSAIKFEVYPASFTKDEFEFLLMKLVRKWTYEMPKDTFWTYFSVLQEILWESSGCLERLCKDVVFNKKLMMKLQESRFDVVLADVVFPCGELLAELLKIPLVYSVRFTMGYTAEKYSGGLSTPPSYVPIVMSELPDRMTFMERVKNMIYVLYFDFWFQAYNEKKWNQFYSEVLGRPTTLRETMGKADIWLVRNYWDFEFPRPFLPHFHFVGGFHCKPANPLPKVLWRFDGKKPDTLGPNTRLYKWIPQNDLLGHPKTKAFITHGGANGIYEAIYHGIPMVGIPLFADQPENIVRVKVKGAAVSLDMDTMTSTDLLNALKTVIYDPSYKENAMRLSAIHHDQPVKPLDQAVFWIEFVMRHKGAKHLRPAALSLTWYQYHSLDVIGFLLACVAIVGFLVIKCCLLGYQKFYKTGKKKKRE from the exons ATGTCTACGAAATGGATTTCAGTTCTTCTGCTGATACAACTGAGTTGTTGCTTTAGCTGTGGAACTTGTGGAAACGTGCTGGTGTGGCCACCAGATTATAGCCTTTGGATAAATATGAAGGCAATACTGGATGAACTTATTCAAAGGGGTCATGAGGTGACTGTTCTAACATCTTCAGCTTCCGTTCTTATTGATCCCAACAAACCATCTGCTATTAAATTTGAGGTTTATCCTGCATCTTTTACTAAAGATGAGTTTGAGTTTCTTCTCATGAAGTTGGTCAGGAAATGGACATACGAGATGCCGAAAGATACATTTTGGACATATTTTTCAGTATTACAAGAAATCCTTTGGGAATCTTCTGGCTGCCTTGAAAGGCTTTGTAAAGATGTAGTTTTTAACAAGAAACTGATGATGAAACTACAAGAATCAAGATTTGATGTCGTTCTTGCAGATGTTGTTTTCCCTTGTGGTGAGCTGTTGGCGGAGCTACTTAAAATACCTCTTGTGTATAGTGTCCGGTTCACTATGGGCTATACAGCTGAAAAGTACAGCGGAGGACTTTCGACCCCTCCTTCTTACGTACCTATTGTAATGTCAGAATTACCTGATCGAATGACATTCATGGAGAGGGTAAAAAATATGATATATGTGCTTTATTTCGATTTTTGGTTCCAGGCATATAATGAGAAGAAGTGGAATCAGTTTTACAGTGAAGTACTAG GAAGACCAACGACATTACGTGAGACAATGGGGAAAGCTGATATATGGCTCGTTCGAAACTATTGGGATTTTGAATTTCCGCGCCCTTTCTTGCCACATTTTCACTTTGTTGGTGGGTTCCACTGCAAACCTGCCAATCCCTTGCCTAAG GTGCTGTGGCGATTTGATGGCAAAAAGCCAGATACCTTAGGACCCAATACTCGGCTCTATAAGTGGATTCCCCAGAATGACCTTCTTG GTCATCCAAAGACCAAAGCTTTTATAACTCACGGTGGAGCCAATGGCATCTATGAGGCTATCTACCATGGGATCCCTATGGTGGGCATTCCCTTGTTTGCAGATCAACCTGAAAACATTGTTCGCGTGAAGGTCAAGGGGGCAGCAGTGAGTCTGGACATGGACACGATGACAAgtacagatttgctcaatgcttTGAAGACAGTTATCTATGACCCATC ctataaagagaatgCTATGAGGTTATCAGCCATTCATCATGATCAGCCTGTTAAGCCCCTGGATCAAGCCGTCTTCTGGATCGAGTTTGTCATGCGCCACAAAGGAGCCAAACACCTTCGCCCAGCCGCCCTCAGCCTCACCTGGTACCAGTACCACTCTTTGGATGTGATTGGGTTTCTCCTGGCTTGTGTGGCAATCGTTGGTTTTCTGGTCATAAAATGTTGTTTGTTAGGTTATCAAAAGTTTtataagacaggaaagaagaaaaagagagagtag